The following proteins are co-located in the Vigna angularis cultivar LongXiaoDou No.4 chromosome 2, ASM1680809v1, whole genome shotgun sequence genome:
- the LOC108327816 gene encoding thioredoxin-like 1-1, chloroplastic yields the protein MAINHPTTTVRRVSAMITLPPLISASPHRSRPLNNNSTLSTHTPSPQLYTSICHHLWIKFCSGTLFFFRVFLFLLLLLSQTETQVFLVCLFVVVSEAKENLMAEVLTKASLVSSWHGSSQRHHRRVSMVPNSCSFVSDVGRFPSLKLKSQILRSWSSSSEFQGKKLLFHLNRAIPNRVSSRLRASTATQMTHRIGKVQKWWEKGLQPNMKEVTSAQDLVESLLSAGDKLVVVDFFSPGCGGCRALHPKICQLAEMNPDVQFLQVNYEEQKSMCYSLNVHVLPFFRFYRGAEGRLCSFSCTNATIKKFKDALAKHSSYRCSLGPTKGLEEKELLALAANKDLSFTFSPNPLQPEHADEDMATASTPVLSSESLHSLTLISEVSREKTLATAGR from the exons ATGGCGATTAATCACCCAACCACAACAGTTCGCCGCGTGTCTGCCATGATCACTCTGCCGCCGTTGATCTCCGCGTCTCCCCATCGCAGCCGTCCACTAAACAACAATTCAACGTTATCTACTCACACTCCAAGCCCGCAACTTTACACGTCGATTTGCCATCACTTGTGGATAAAGTTCTGTTCTGgcacccttttctttttcagggtttttctttttcttcttctacttctctcTCAAACAGAAACGCAGGTTTTTctggtttgtttgtttgttgtggTTTCTGAAGCGAAGGAAAATTTAATGGCTGAAGTTTTGACCAAGGCGAGCCTGGTTTCTTCGTGGCATGGTAGTAGTCAACGCCACCATCGAAGAGTATCCATGGTTCCCAATTCTTGTAGCTTCGTTTCTGACGTTGGAAGGTTCCCTTCTCTCAAGTTAAAGTCTCAGATTCTCAGATCTTGGTCCTCTTCTTCAGAGTTTCAGGGTAAAAAGCTTCTCTTTCACTTAAATAGAGCAATACCCAACAGGGTCAGTTCGCGGTTGAGAGCTTCGACTGCAACTCAG ATGACCCATAGAATAGGTAAAGTTCAGAAATGGTGGGAAAAGGGGCTTCAGCCCAACATGAAAGAGGTGACTTCCGCCCAAGATCTTGTAGAATCACTGTTAAGCGCAGGGGACAAGTTGGTGGTGGTTGATTTCTTCTCTCCTGGTTGTGGTGGCTGCAGAGCCCTTCACCCTAAG ATATGTCAACTGGCAGAGATGAATCCTGATGTTCAATTCCTTCAGGTAAACTATGAGGAGCAGAAGTCCATGTGTTATAGCCTCAATGTCCATGTTCTTCCCTTCTTCCGCTTCTATAGAGGTGCTGAAGGTCGATTATGTAGCTTTAGCTGCACCAATGCCACG ATCAAGAAGTTTAAAGATGCATTGGCCAAACACTCCTCATATAGATGCAGCTTGGGCCCAACCAAAGGGTTAGAGGAGAAAGAGCTCCTTGCTCTTGCTGCCAACAAAGATCTTTCGTTCACCTTCTCACCAAATCCCTTACAACCTGAACATGCAGATGAAGACATGGCTACTGCTTCCACTCCTGTTCTTAGTTCAGAATCTCTTCATTCATTGACTCTCATTTCTGAGGTCTCCAGAGAGAAAACCTTAGCCACTGCTGGGAGATGA